GTTCAGCAGCTCTCCCAGCGCCTGCTCGCCCGTGGCGGTCGCGGCGGCGCCGTGACGGCGCGGCCCTCGAACAGCAGCGCGAAGGCACTCTGCTCGCCCAGCGTGGCGTGCAGGTACCCGAACCACGCCTGCTCGTGCAGTGTTTCAGGAACGCGTGCAGGTCGCAGAACGACTGCTCCAGCCCGGCGTGCGTGGGCGGCGCGTGCGGCAGGAAGCGCGCCAGGAACGGCGCGGCCCCCGGATACATGGGCTGCAGTTCCGGCACGGCCTCCCCGGCCGGTTCGGTGGGGCGGGCGTCAGGCCGGCGGGTTCCGGTCGGTTCGGTCATGTGGCCTCGGGGTCGGCCCGGCGGTCAGTTCGGCCGTCGGTTCGGTAGGCAGCCCGGCCGTCGTTCGGCGCCGGATTCGGGGCAGGTTCTGCGGGACGCTCGCCGGAGCGGCGGCTCGGGGGCCGGCGCGACGTTTCTCCTTCACGCGGCCCTCCGGGCGCCCGGCACGGTCACAGGCCGTCCACGCGGGAGAGTACGCGGGACTCTCCGTCCAGCGCCGGGGCGGCCGCTGCGTCCGGGCGGCCGTGCGTCCGCATCGTCGGGGCAGCAGATCAGGCCCTGACGGAAACGGGCGGCGTTCTGCACGTACCGCGCCGCGTTTCCGCCGCCCGCGCGGGCCGGACCACCCGCGCGGGAATGCCGACGGCCAGCATGCCGTCCGGGACGTGTACCCCTTCGGCAGCACCGCGCCGGCCCCCAGGACCGCGCCCGCGCCCAGACTGGAGCCGCTGAGCATGACCGCGCCCATGCCGACCAGACTGCCGGGGCCGCAGATGGCGCCGTGCACGATGGCGCGTGCCCGACCGTCACGTGATCGGTCAGGATGCAGGCCAGCCGGCGTCGTGTGCAGGACCGCGCCGTCCTGGACGTTGCAGGACGGCCGACCGTGACGGCCTCGATGTCGCCGCGCAGCACGGCACCGAACCAGACGCTGGCGTGCGCCGCGACCGTGACCTGACCGATGATGTCGGCGCTGGCCGCGATGAACGCGGTGGGGTGAATGTGGGGGACGTGCCCGTCCAGGGCGTAGCGCGGCATGCTGTATTCCTCCGGAAGGTCGCGTGTGCGTAACGGTCGCTGCGGCGCAGGGCCCGGGGGCTTCGTCAGTGACACACGCGGCGTTGAACTGGGTGTCAGCCTAGCATGACCCTGCTGTCACCGCGCCGCTGCCCCGCTGGGACGGGGCCGGGCAGCGGGATGGCAGGGGCGCAAATCTGCACACCGCCCGGCGCGAGTCATGCGATAATACTGGGGTCTTAAAATTCGCGTCATCTGTTGGGTCTGACCCAGAGGGTGGGATACCAGGCAGCGAATTCTTGAGATGCAAGGAGAGTTATGGCTCAAGTCGAGTGAAGTGGTTCAACGTTGAAAAAGGCTACGGATTCATCGAGCACCCGGGCAACCCTGACGTGTTCGTGCACTACAGCGCCATCCAGAGCGGCGGTTTCCGCAAGCTCAACGAGGGTGACGAGGTGGAGTTCGAGGTGGAGGCCGGCCAGGGCAGCAAGGGCCCGCAGGCCAAGAACGTGTCGTCACCAACGCCGCGCCCGCTCCGGTGGGCGGCGGCATGGGCGGCAACCGCGGCGGCAGCCGCTGGTAACGTCCGGCTGAGGCTCCCCTGCGGAGCCTGAGCGGACAGCACCCCTGCGGCTCAGCCCCCCCACCATTCGGAGATTCACCTGTGCAGCGGACGCGTCGTCGTCCGCTGCTTGCGTTTCCGGGCGCGGCCGACTCGTACGGACTGCTCCCACTCGCTGCCGCTCGGATTGAACGGTTGTTGCAACCCGTTCGGAGTCCGTCAGATGCGTCCACGCGTCGGCCGCGCAGCCCGTAGCATGGCGGACATGAGCGACCCCGTCTCCCTGTCCAAGGACCGCCCGGCGGCCGTCCCGGACTCCGGCACGCCCCTCGGACGACACGCCGCCGCGCCCGCGACAGGCCCTGACACCGGCTCTGGCACCGGCCCTGACACAGGCTCTGGCACCGGCCCTTCCGCAGGCACGCACGCGGCGGACGGCCCGCAGGCCGCGCCGTCGTCACGGCCTACCCGGTGTCGTTCACGGGTCGGCAGGCGAGTACTTCCGGCTGTGGATCGTGAACTCGGCGCTGACGGTCGTGACGCTGGGCCTGTACCTGCCGTGGGCGCGGGTTCGCAACCGCAGTACTTCTACGGGCACACCTGGGTGGACGGTCACAACTTCGAGTACCGGGCCGATCCGCGCCGCCTGCTGCGCTCTTACCTGCTGGTGGGGCGCTGTTCCTGGCCTATGTGCTGACCAGCGAGAGCGAGAGCCTGGGCTGGGTGTCGGCCTGATCGCCCTGCTGTTCCTGGGGTTGTACCCGTGGCTGGTGGCGCAGTCCATGCGGTTCCAGGCGGTGAATACCGTGCACCGTGGTCTGCGCTTTCACTTTGACGGCCGCGTGCAGGACGCCTACGTGGCGTACGGCGCGGCGAACGTGGCGGCGGCCGTGTCCGGGGGTCTGGCGCTGCCGTGGGCGTGGTTCATGCAGCGCCGCTACCAGCTGAACAACCTGCGGTACGGGTCGGCGCGCGGCCTGTTCCGGGGGACGTGGCGCCCATGTACCTGATCGCGCTGGTCGGCGTGGGCCTGCTGGTCGGGGCGGGGCTGCTGCTGGCCATTCCGGCGGCGTGGCGCTCGTGGCGTGGATGGCCAGTCAGGGCTTCGAGCTGGACAGCCTGAACTGGAATAGTGCGGGCTTGCTGGGCGTGCTGTTCGTCGTGGTGGCGTACGTGATCCTGCTGGCGATGAACGGCGTGGCGTGGCAGTACGTGCGGGCCGCGACCATGCGGTACGTGCTGAACAACGCCGAACTGGGCGGCGTGGTCCGCACGGCGCGACCTTCAACCCCTGGCAGGTCGTGTGGATCACCGTGTCGAACGGCGTGGCGCAGGTGCTGACACTGGGCCTCGCGACCCCCTGGGCGGACATCCGCCGTAACCGCTACCTCCTGGAGGGCGTGACCGTGCGGGCCATCGTGCCGCTCGACGAGTTCGCGGGCCGTCAGGGTGGTCCGGAGTCGGCGCTGGGCGAGGCCGCCACGGAACTCCTCGACATCGGCTGGGGTTCTGAGGATGTCGGGCCGCGACTCCTGGCCCGAGTGCCGGGCGTGTACTTCGACGGGCAGGTCAGCCGCGACCACCCGCCACGCTGCACCTGGGACCGGACGGCGCGCGGCTGCGCCTGCCGGGCCGCGCCGACCACCACTGGCGCGCGGCCGACGTGACCGTGGACCCGGCGCTGCCCGGCGTGCGCGCGCGCTGTCCTTCCCGGACGGCAGCCGGTTCGAGACCACCGACCACGCCGCCGTCCGCGACTGGGAGTCCCGGCAGGACGCAACCGCCTGCTGGGCGGCGTGGCCCGCCTGGAGGCCAGCTGGGGCGCGGCGCTGGGCGCGGTCGCCGTGACCGGGGCGCTGCTGTGGGGCTTCGTGACCTTCGGCCTGCCGGTCCTGGCGCGTCAGGCGGCGGCCGTGACCCCGCAGGGCGTGCTGGCCACCTTCGACCGCGAGGCACTGACGGTCCTGGAGCAGCAGGAACTGGTCGGGCCGAGCCGCCTGAGCGCCGCGCGGCAGCCGAGCTGCAGGCCGCCTTCCGGGACGTGAGTGCCTGGGCGGGCGGCGGGTACGGGTACCGGCTGCTGCTGCGTGACGGCGAGCCGGCGGGAAGCAGCGGACTGGGCGCGAACGCGTTCGCGTTGCCGAACGGCACGGTCGTCATGACCGATCAGCTGGTCGAGCTGGGCCGCAGTGACCGGGAACTGATCGGGGTGCTGGCGCACGAGGCGGGGCACGTCACGCAGCGGCACGGACTGGCCAGCGTGTACCAGGCGCTGGGCCTGGGCCTGATCGTCACAGCCCTGACCGGGGACGTGGTCAGCGCGTCCACGTTCGCGGCGGCGGTGCCGGTCGCGCTGGTGCAGGGCGGGTACTCGCGGGCCGCCGAGACGCAGTCCGACCGGATCGCCGCCCGCTACCTGCTGGAGCGGTACGGCACCACCCGGCCCCTTCAGACGATCCTGGCCCGCCTGGAGTCGGCCCAGGGAGGTGCGGGCGGCCTGCCGGACCTGCTGAACACCCACCCCGGCACGGACGCCCGTATCGAGCACCTGCGGCGGCTGGAGGACGCGGCCCGCTGACCCGGCGGGCACAGACGCGGCACACACAGACAGCCCGGCACAGATGGACAGCGCCTCATGCACTACGCTCTGGGGCGTGAAGTTCACGGTTCTGTCCACCAGTCTCGACCCGGAAAGCCGCAGCGCGTGGCTGTGCACCCTGGCCGCCGCGCAGTTGCGGGCGCAGGGACACGAGGTCACGTTCCTCGACCTGCGGACCGATCCGCTCCCGCCCTTCGACAACGTGCAGGGAGCCGGGGCTGTTACGACCACCCGAACGCCGCGCGGTACCACGCGGCCGTGGCGGGCGCGGACGGCGTGTTCCTGGGCGTGCCCGTGTACAACTGGGGCCTGGGTCCGGAGCGAAAGCCCTGGTGGAACTGACGGGCAGCAGCGACGAGGCGCGCGGCCTGCACGGCGCGTGGTTCGACCGGCCCGTCACGTTCCTGGTGTCCGGCGGCTGGACCACGGTACCTGAGTCACGGGGCGTTCGCGTTCGGCCTGATGGTGGATTTCCGCTGCGTGGTGAACCCGCACTTCGTGTACGCCACCTCCGCGCACTGGGACGCACCGGGCGTGCCGGGCGAGTGGCTGCGCGGGCGGCTGGCGCGCACCGTGGACCGGGGTGTGGATCTCTCGCAGCGGCTGGCCGGGCGCGATTACGCCAGCGTGTGGGAACTGTGACCGCGCCCGGCCCGGCCCGGCCTGCGCCGCTCCTGCCGCCCACGGAACGCCCGCGCGTGATCCTGGAACACCCGGACTTCTACGTGGTGCACAAACCGGCGTTGTGGCTCACGCACCCGGTGCGGGCGCGGGTGGAGGTGCCGGACCTGCTGACGTTCATGCAGCGCACGACCGGCGAGCCGGACCTCGCGCCGCCGCACCGCCTGGACCGCGAGACGAGCGGCGCGCAGGTCCTGACCCGCGACCGCGAGGCCGCGCAGCGGTTCTTCACGCTGTTCAAGACGCATCTGGTCGGCAAGACGTACCTGTCGATCGTGCACGGTACCCCCGACTGGGAACGGCGCACGCTGGACGCCCCGCTGGGCGACCTGGGGCTGGGCGGCGCGAACCGCGTCAGCATCCGGCAGGGGGTCGTGCCGGACGGACGGCCCGCCGTGACGGACTTCCGGGTGGTGGCCCGCCGCGCCGGTCACGCCCTGATCGAGGCGTACCCGCGCAGCGGCCGCCTGCACCAGATCCGCGCGCACCTGTCGCACCTGGGCCTGCCGATGGTGGGCGACAAGATCTACGGCCGCGATCCCGGCGTGTTCCTGACGTTCATGGAGACCGGGCAGACGCCGGAACTCACGGCGCGGCTGGGGCTGGCGCGTCAGGCGCTGCACGCCGCGCGCATCGCGTTCCGTGGGCGGGCACGCAGGTCGTGGCCGAGGTGCCGCTCGCCCCGGACCTGCAGGCGTACTGGGACGCCCTGCCGGACACACCCTGAAGGCCCGGCGCGTCCGGCCTGCCCGCTTGCGCATGAGCGCCGGGCGGTCGGCCCGTATACTCGCCGCATCATGATTGCCTCCCCTCCTGCTGCCCCGCGCGTGAGCCCGTGGGTGCTGTCCGCGTTCTGGTTCGGCACGGCCTTCCACTGGCTGCTGCTGCTGCTGGTCCTGATGCCCGCCAACGTCCTCGAATTCGTCGGCCCGGACCGCAAGGGCACGTACGTGGGCGCGCTGACCGCCATCGGCGCGGTCATGGCGCTCGTCATTCCGCCGCTGGTGGGCGCGCACAGCGACCGCACCGGGCGGCGCGTGCCGTACCTGCGGCTGGGCGTGGGCGTGAACATCGCGGGTCTGGCCGTCATGGGGGCCGCCGTGACCCTGCTGAGTGGCATGACCGGCTTCTGGGTGTACGTGCTGGGGTTCCTGCTCGTGCAGTTCGGCAACAACTACGCCACCGCGCCGTACTCGGCCCTGATTCCGCAGCTCGTGCCGACCGAGCAGCGCGGCCGGTACAGCGGCGTGATGGGCATGCTCCAGGCGGCGGGGCAGCTGCTGGGCGCGGTCAGTGCCTTCGTGGTCGGGACGCTGGGGTTGCCGTCCATGGTGTCGTTCGTGCTGATCGCGGTGTTCCTGCTGGTGCCGGCGCTCGTGACGATGCGCGGCGTTCCGGACGACGCCCGCCCCGCCCCGGCCGGCACCCGGCCCGCGCCGTGGCAGTCGCTGTTCGCGTACCGGCCGTTCCTGTGGGTGTTCGTCACGCGCGTCCTGTTCGCGCTGGGGCAGTACTCGGTGCAGCCCTTCTTGCAGTACTACAACGCCGACGTGCTGGGCCAGAAGGACCCGGCCACGTCGAACTCGATCATGCTGGCGTGCATCATCGTGGCGAGCATCGTGTCCGCCCTGATCGGCGGGCGCATCAGTGACCGCGTGGGCCGTAAACCCGTCATCTACGTCGCCGGGACGACCATGGCGGCCGCCGCGCTGCTGCTGCTGGTCGTGCCGGGTTTCGGGGCAGCGCTGCTGCTGGCCGTCGTGTTCGGTCTGGGCTTCGGCGCGTTCACCAGCGTGGACTGGGCGCTGGGCAGCGACGCCATGCCCAGCGACACCAGCTTCGCGCGGGACATGGGCATCTGGCACGTGGCGTTCGTGGCTCCGCAGTTCATCGGGGGGCCGCAGGGCGCGCTGCTCGACTGGGGGAACGCGCAGGGCGGCAACCTGGGGTACACGCTGGTGTTCGGCGTGGCCGCCGCCTTCTTCATCCTGGGCGTACTGCTGGTCCGCAACGTGCCGGACACCCGCCCGAAAGGTCAGCACCTGCCTGCCTGAGCGTCACCTCTGCTGATACGGGTTCCGTTTGTTTCGCCGACAATCCGGAACTTCACCGGATTGCCGGCTCCACGTCCGGAACCCGTTTCTCTCCTTCTCGCATCCGCTCGGATTGAACGGTCTTTGCAGTCCATTCAATCGGAGTCCGTATGAGTAGCGGAAGTGCGCGGCCCGGACGCCAGAGGTCCGGGCCGTTCCCATGGTTGGCCCTGGTGCGGGGTGTCCGGTTGTTCCTCACGGAGCGTGCAGGGTTCCTTCAGAACGGGTTACGAAGCTGTTCACACGGTGCCTCTCATTTCAGTTCGGCGCGGCGGGCGCGTGACAGGGTGAACCCATGACTCAATCCGATACCGCGCAATCCGATACCGCCCGCACGGACTCCATCAAGACGCTGGCCGCCATGATCAAGGAAGTCCACTTCGCCATGCTGACCGTGCAGACCGCCGACGGTCACCTGCACGCCCACCCCATGACCACGCAGCAGGTCGAGTTCGACGGTGACATCTGGTTCATCGGCGGCAAGGACACCGAGCAGGTGCAGAACATGGCGGCCCGCCCCCAGGTGAACGTCAGTTACTCCAGCCCCGACAAGGGCGTGTACGTCAGCGTGAACGGCACCGCGCAACTGGTCGAGAACCGCGCGAAACTCGATGAACTCTGGAGTGACTTCTACCAGACGTACTTCCCGCAGGGCAAGGAAGACCCGAACATCCAGCTGATCCAGATTCACGCGAACGGCGCCGAGTACTGGGAAGGCAACGGCAAGATCCGCAGCCTGCTGGCGTTCGCGAAGGGACTGGTCGGTGGGAAGCCCGACATGGGCGAGAACGAAACCGTCCGACTCTGATCGGCTGCGCGCCCTGACCACATCGGGTCAGACATGATCACAGAACGGACTCCGGAAGAGGGGCAGCTGCCCGCCTTCCGGAGTCTGTTCTGTGAGGTGATTCCCGCCGTTTACTTCAGTTCTTTGAGGACGGCGTTGTTCAGGTTCGTGGCGCCCTCGTTGGCGTACACGATCAGGCTGGTCTGCGCGGCGACCCGTTCGTCCAGGACGACGGTGTAGCCGTTGGCGCGGGCGACCTTGGCGACGGCGGCGTTCATCTTGGTGCCCAGCGGTTTGAAGGCCGCGTCGATGCGTTTGGCGTAGTCGGTGCGGGCGGCCGCGTACGCCTGCTGCGCCTTGGTGAGGGCGGCGCGGTCGGCGGCGGTGCTGGCCTTCGCCGCGAGCGCCTGGATGTTCTTCTGCTTCGCGGCGAGGTCGCTGCTGGCCCTGGCGTTCAGGTCCAGGTAGGCCTGCGCGCCGGGCATGCCCTTCACGACCGTCTGGACGTTCAGGATGCCGACGCGGTTCTTGCTCTGCTGGGCGTGCGGGACGGTGGTCAGCAGGGCGAGCGGGAGGAGGAGCATGAATCGGTTCAAGGGAAGTTCTCCTGGCCCGGCAGGAAGCCGGTGGTGACGGAGCCGGCCCCGCAGCGAGTACCGCGCGGGGCCAGCTTCGGGTCAGGGGTGATCGCGCGGAGGCGGGCTTATACGGATTCCGTTTGTTTCGTTGACAACCCGGAAGGGCGCCAGGTTGCTAACTCCACGTCCGGAACCCGTTTCTCTCCCACTCTGCGGGGCAGCTCTACGAGTCGCATCCGCTCGGATTGAACGGTCTTTGCAGCCCATTCAATCGGAGTCCGTATTACTTGACGGACTTGGCGACCGCGTCGGTCAGTTCGCTGGTGGGGTCGGCGTAGATGACCAGTCCGCTCTTGGCGGCCACGTCGCGGTCCATGACGATCGAGAAGCCGTTGCTCTTGGCGACGGTGTTGATGGCGGTGTCCACGGCCTTCTCGACCACGGCGATCTTCGGGGCCAGCTGCTTGTCGTAGGCGTCGGCCTTGCTGCGGATGGTGGTGACCAGCTGCTCGCGGGTCTGTTTCTCGGCGGCCGAGGCGTTCGCGCCCTTGGCATCGATGGCCTTGACCTGCTTGTCGAGCGCCGTGAGTTCATCGTCGGCTTTCTTCTGAATGGCCTGGATTTCCTTGTCGCCGGGGTGGGCGGCCAGGAGTTTGGAAACGTCCACGAACCCGACCTTCTGGGGGGTGGTCTGCGCGTGGGGCGCGACGGTACCGAGGCCGTAGGCGGCCGCGAGGGCCAGGGGGGCCAGGATCTTGGCGTTGATCTTCATGTCGCGCAACGTATCACGCGCCTTTCTGAGCCGAATGAAGGTCAGCTGACCCGGTTCACACCTCCTTTCCATCCCCCGTTCGTGGGGCTGTACGCAGGCAGGCGGGACGTGTGCCGGGCCGGGTCACCTGTACACTGCGCGTATGCTCGTTCGCGACTGGATGACCCGTAATCCGACCACCGTGACTCCCGACACGCCCGTCATGGACGCCCTGAAACTGCTGAAAGAGGGTGGGTTCCGCCGCCTGCCGGTCATGGAGGGCGAGCGGCTGGTCGGCATCACGACCCGCAAGGACCTGAAAGACGCCATGCCCAGCAAGGCCACGACCCTGAGCGTCTGGGAACTGAATTACCTGCTGAGCAAACTGACGGTCGAGGAGATGATGGCCCGCCCGGTCATCACGGCCGCCGAGGGCGAGTACATGGAGGACGCGGCGCTGCGCATGCAGGAGCATCACGTGGGGGGCCTGCCGGTCCTGAACGACGCGGGCCGCCTGAGTGGGATCATCACGACCATGGATGTCCTGCGGGCCTTCACGGGCATCCTGGGCATGCGCGAGGGCGGGCAGCGCCTGACGCTGGACATGCCGGACGTGCCGGGCAGCCTGGAACGCGCGACCGGGGCGATCCTGCCGAGCAACATCATCAGCGTCGCCACGTACGGCGGCGAGAACGGCCGGCGCCGTTTCGTGATGCGCGTCAGCGGCGAGGGCCTCAAGGACGTGCGCGAGCGCGTGCGGGCCACCGGCATCGACGTGCTGGACTGACCCACACAGAGGTGACGCAACCAGAAGAGAGGCCCGGTGATCGGCACACCGGGCCTCTCTCTTTGCAGCCGGTTACAGCAGGCTGATGGCGTACTCGCCCATCCGGCGCGGGATGTTCACGCCGGTGGTCGCCACGGAGTTCTTGAATTCCATGGTGTGATTGATCTCGATGATCTTCAGGCCGCCCCACTCGTTCTGGGCACCCGGGTCCTCGACGAGGTCGATGGCGACGATCTGGCCGTGGACGGCGGCGGCGGCCCGCACGGCCAGGTCGGCCATCTCGGGCGTGACGGGGCAGTTGCTGGCCCTGGCGCCGCGCGCGGTGTTCGTGATCCAGTGTTCGCTGGTGCGGTAGATCGCGCCGATGCACTCGCCGCCCACCACGAACGCGCGGATGTCACGGCCGGGTTTGTTGATGAGTTCCTGCACGTAGAAGATGCCGTGCTGCGGCCCGCCCAGCACTTCCTTGTGCTCGATGACGGCCTCGGCGGCGGCGCGGTCGTTCAGGCGGCTGACCATGCGGCCCCACGAGCCGACGGTGGGTTTCAGGACGACCGGGTAGCCCATCTCCTCGATGAGTTGCAGGGCCGCGTCGCCGTCGAAGGCCACGCCGGTACGGGGGGTGGGCAGGCCGTGGGCGTGCAGGGCGGCGTTCGTGGCGAGTTTGTCGCCGCACAGTTCGATGACGTGCGCGGGGTTGATGACCTTCACGCCGAAGCCTTCGAGGGCGCGGGTCACGCCGTGGCCGCGGCTCTGGCTGACGCAGCGTTCGATGGCGACCTTCCAGGGCACGGCGGCGCGGCCCTGCTCGTCGAAGGTGACGGTCAGTTGCGGCGCGTAAACCTTGTCGTAGGGCACGCCGAGGTCGTCGAGGGCCTCGAAGAGCATTTTCTCGTCGGGGCGGATGCGGTCGTACAGGACGGCGAGGTCTGCCATGGGGGTGTCCGGGGTGGGTGGCCCTGCAAGGGAGCGCGGTCAGGTGTTCCGGTGGAACGGCCTGACCGCGTGCCCTGGCGGGGTCACTCTCCCCAGTCCTCCGCTTCCTGCGGGGCGGCTTCGAGGCGGGGCGGTTCGATGGACACGACCTCGTATTCCACGCCGGTTTCGTCGTCGGTGACGAGTTCGCCGAGTTCGGGGTTGGTCAGTTCGATGGTCGCGCCGGTATCGGGGTTTTCAAATTGAATGGTAGCCATATTCACTCCTTACGTTTGGTAGGTTAACGCACCTAATTTATGGCGTTCGCAATTGCCTAGGCAGGTGGTAGAAACCTTGCGCTCAGATCACGTCCGGGTCGTCCATCAACTCCAGCGCCACCAGACCCTTGCAGTGCGGACACGACACCACGCTGACCTCCACACCGTCCAGCACCTGCACCGGCGCGGCCCCCAGCATGTCCTCGGTCACCTCGAACTCCTCACCGCAATTCGGGCAGGTCGTCATCTCACCCAGCAGCTCCAGATCGAAGTCCTCGCCCTCACCGTTGCGGGTCACTTCCATCTCCGAATGGCAGGAGTCGCACACGATGACGTCCCCCACCATCAGCTCCGCACGGTCCTCGTCGGTCAGTTCCAGCACTTCCGCACACACGGGGCATTCAATCTCCAGGGTCGCCATGCCCCCAGTGTAGGGCCCCCGGTTCAGGCGGGCTCGCCGGGAAAACGCCCATGCTTCTTGAAGAACGCCAGGATGCTCCCCTCCGCCAGAGCCTCGCGCAGGAACTCCGGTGGCGGCGGCAACTGCACCGTCCCGCCCGCATGCGTCAGCACGCCGGTGGGCACGTCCAGCGACACGTCCGCGCCGTCCTCCAGCAGCCCGGTCAGGTCGAACTCGAACGCCGGGATGCCCAGGTTCAGCAGGTTGCGGTAATGAATGCGCGCGAAACTCGGCGCGACGATCCCGCCCACCTGCAACTTCTTCAGCGCCTGCGGGGCGTACTCGCGGCTGCTGCCCAGCCCCCAGTTGCGCCCCCCGATCAGCACGTCGCCGGGCTGCACGGACGCGGCGAACTCCGGGCGGATGTAATGGAACGCGAAAGTCTGAAACACGTCCTCGCCCGCCATGAACGGCGCGAACTTGCCCGGCAGGATGTCGTCCGTGTTCACACTGTCACCAAATTTCCAGATTCTCGCCATCTCAGGCCCCCTCTTGCTCGTACGCTTGTTCGTAACTGATGAATTCCAGCAGCGACCCATCCGGAT
The DNA window shown above is from Deinococcus sp. LM3 and carries:
- a CDS encoding DUF898 family protein; translated protein: MNSALTVVTLGLYLPWARVRNRSTSTGTPGWTVTTSSTGPIRAACCALTCWWGAVPGLCADQREREPGLGVGLIALLFLGLYPWLVAQSMRFQAVNTVHRGLRFHFDGRVQDAYVAYGAANVAAAVSGGLALPWAWFMQRRYQLNNLRYGSARGLFRGTWRPCT
- a CDS encoding DUF898 family protein — its product is MWITVSNGVAQVLTLGLATPWADIRRNRYLLEGVTVRAIVPLDEFAGRQGGPESALGEAATELLDIGWGSEDVGPRLLARVPGVYFDGQVSRDHPPRCTWDRTARGCACRAAPTTTGARPT
- a CDS encoding M48 family metallopeptidase, which translates into the protein MSAWAGGGYGYRLLLRDGEPAGSSGLGANAFALPNGTVVMTDQLVELGRSDRELIGVLAHEAGHVTQRHGLASVYQALGLGLIVTALTGDVVSASTFAAAVPVALVQGGYSRAAETQSDRIAARYLLERYGTTRPLQTILARLESAQGGAGGLPDLLNTHPGTDARIEHLRRLEDAAR
- a CDS encoding MFS transporter — translated: MIASPPAAPRVSPWVLSAFWFGTAFHWLLLLLVLMPANVLEFVGPDRKGTYVGALTAIGAVMALVIPPLVGAHSDRTGRRVPYLRLGVGVNIAGLAVMGAAVTLLSGMTGFWVYVLGFLLVQFGNNYATAPYSALIPQLVPTEQRGRYSGVMGMLQAAGQLLGAVSAFVVGTLGLPSMVSFVLIAVFLLVPALVTMRGVPDDARPAPAGTRPAPWQSLFAYRPFLWVFVTRVLFALGQYSVQPFLQYYNADVLGQKDPATSNSIMLACIIVASIVSALIGGRISDRVGRKPVIYVAGTTMAAAALLLLVVPGFGAALLLAVVFGLGFGAFTSVDWALGSDAMPSDTSFARDMGIWHVAFVAPQFIGGPQGALLDWGNAQGGNLGYTLVFGVAAAFFILGVLLVRNVPDTRPKGQHLPA
- a CDS encoding pyridoxamine 5'-phosphate oxidase family protein, with product MTQSDTAQSDTARTDSIKTLAAMIKEVHFAMLTVQTADGHLHAHPMTTQQVEFDGDIWFIGGKDTEQVQNMAARPQVNVSYSSPDKGVYVSVNGTAQLVENRAKLDELWSDFYQTYFPQGKEDPNIQLIQIHANGAEYWEGNGKIRSLLAFAKGLVGGKPDMGENETVRL
- a CDS encoding OmpH family outer membrane protein: MNRFMLLLPLALLTTVPHAQQSKNRVGILNVQTVVKGMPGAQAYLDLNARASSDLAAKQKNIQALAAKASTAADRAALTKAQQAYAAARTDYAKRIDAAFKPLGTKMNAAVAKVARANGYTVVLDERVAAQTSLIVYANEGATNLNNAVLKELK
- a CDS encoding OmpH family outer membrane protein translates to MKINAKILAPLALAAAYGLGTVAPHAQTTPQKVGFVDVSKLLAAHPGDKEIQAIQKKADDELTALDKQVKAIDAKGANASAAEKQTREQLVTTIRSKADAYDKQLAPKIAVVEKAVDTAINTVAKSNGFSIVMDRDVAAKSGLVIYADPTSELTDAVAKSVK
- a CDS encoding CBS and ACT domain-containing protein, translated to MLVRDWMTRNPTTVTPDTPVMDALKLLKEGGFRRLPVMEGERLVGITTRKDLKDAMPSKATTLSVWELNYLLSKLTVEEMMARPVITAAEGEYMEDAALRMQEHHVGGLPVLNDAGRLSGIITTMDVLRAFTGILGMREGGQRLTLDMPDVPGSLERATGAILPSNIISVATYGGENGRRRFVMRVSGEGLKDVRERVRATGIDVLD
- the lysX gene encoding lysine biosynthesis protein LysX, whose amino-acid sequence is MADLAVLYDRIRPDEKMLFEALDDLGVPYDKVYAPQLTVTFDEQGRAAVPWKVAIERCVSQSRGHGVTRALEGFGVKVINPAHVIELCGDKLATNAALHAHGLPTPRTGVAFDGDAALQLIEEMGYPVVLKPTVGSWGRMVSRLNDRAAAEAVIEHKEVLGGPQHGIFYVQELINKPGRDIRAFVVGGECIGAIYRTSEHWITNTARGARASNCPVTPEMADLAVRAAAAVHGQIVAIDLVEDPGAQNEWGGLKIIEINHTMEFKNSVATTGVNIPRRMGEYAISLL
- the lysW gene encoding lysine biosynthesis protein LysW, whose protein sequence is MATIQFENPDTGATIELTNPELGELVTDDETGVEYEVVSIEPPRLEAAPQEAEDWGE
- a CDS encoding homoaconitate hydratase (catalyzes the formation of homoisocitrate from cis-homoaconitate) — encoded protein: MARIWKFGDSVNTDDILPGKFAPFMAGEDVFQTFAFHYIRPEFAASVQPGDVLIGGRNWGLGSSREYAPQALKKLQVGGIVAPSFARIHYRNLLNLGIPAFEFDLTGLLEDGADVSLDVPTGVLTHAGGTVQLPPPPEFLREALAEGSILAFFKKHGRFPGEPA